In one Pseudomonas sp. R84 genomic region, the following are encoded:
- the galU gene encoding UTP--glucose-1-phosphate uridylyltransferase GalU, translated as MIKKCLFPAAGYGTRFLPATKAMPKEMLPVVNKPLIQYGVEEALDAGLTEISIVTGRGKRALEDHFDISYELENQIKGTDKEKYLVGIRKLLDECSFSYTRQTEMKGLGHAILTGRPLIGDEPFAVVLADDLCVNLDGDGVLTQMVKLYKQFRCSIIAIQEVDPQETSKYGVIAGEMIRDDIYRVHSMVEKPKPEDAPSNLAIIGRYILTPDIFDLIEQTEPGKGGEIQITDALMKQAQNGCVMAYKFKGKRFDCGGAEGYIEATNFCFENFYKTGKAY; from the coding sequence ATGATCAAGAAATGCTTGTTCCCAGCAGCCGGTTACGGTACTCGCTTCCTGCCAGCGACTAAAGCCATGCCTAAAGAAATGCTGCCGGTGGTAAACAAGCCACTGATCCAGTACGGCGTTGAAGAAGCTCTGGATGCCGGCCTGACGGAAATCTCCATCGTCACCGGTCGTGGCAAGCGCGCTCTGGAAGACCACTTCGACATCAGCTACGAGCTGGAAAACCAGATCAAAGGCACCGACAAAGAGAAATACCTGGTCGGTATCCGCAAACTGCTCGACGAGTGCTCGTTCTCCTACACCCGTCAAACTGAAATGAAAGGTCTGGGTCACGCGATCCTGACCGGTCGCCCGCTGATCGGTGACGAACCCTTCGCCGTGGTACTGGCGGACGACCTGTGCGTTAACCTCGACGGCGACGGCGTACTGACCCAGATGGTCAAACTTTACAAGCAGTTCCGCTGCTCGATTATCGCCATCCAGGAAGTCGACCCGCAGGAAACCAGCAAGTACGGCGTGATCGCCGGCGAGATGATCCGCGACGACATCTACCGCGTTCACAGCATGGTCGAGAAACCAAAGCCGGAAGACGCGCCGTCGAACCTGGCCATCATCGGCCGTTACATCCTGACCCCGGACATCTTCGACCTGATCGAACAGACCGAGCCAGGCAAGGGCGGCGAAATCCAGATCACCGACGCCCTGATGAAACAAGCCCAGAACGGCTGCGTCATGGCCTACAAGTTCAAAGGCAAGCGTTTCGACTGCGGTGGTGCTGAAGGCTACATCGAAGCAACCAACTTCTGCTTCGAGAACTTCTACAAGACTGGCAAGGCTTACTAA
- a CDS encoding DUF1883 domain-containing protein produces MKFIHQREHLNEDDIVVIQCSQMCNIRLMNDANFRSFKNGGRHTYHGGAFDTFPARITAPSTGFWNITIDTVNRRPISVTRKPTLTHSIKIIRRSSTKLS; encoded by the coding sequence ATGAAATTCATTCACCAGCGCGAACACCTTAATGAAGACGACATCGTCGTCATCCAATGCTCGCAAATGTGCAACATCCGTCTGATGAACGACGCCAACTTCCGCAGCTTCAAGAACGGCGGCCGTCACACCTATCACGGCGGCGCCTTCGACACGTTCCCGGCCCGTATCACCGCGCCGAGCACCGGTTTCTGGAACATCACCATCGACACCGTCAACCGTCGGCCGATCAGCGTCACGCGCAAGCCGACCCTGACCCACTCGATCAAGATCATCCGTCGTTCCAGCACCAAACTCAGCTGA
- a CDS encoding 2OG-Fe(II) oxygenase produces the protein MSMSPSRLDSLDWASLEQQLDQHGYAIIRSLLRAETCDHLSALYPQTEPFRSQVIMARHGFGRGEYKYFRYPLPTAVERLRGALYPRLVTLANRWYERMNLAERFPASHAEFLQRCHAAGQLRPTPLLLQYGPQDYNCLHQDLYGEAVFPLQVAILLSEPGQDFIGGEFVLTEQRPRMQSRPHVLDLTKGDAVIFAVNQRPVKGVRGDYRVTMRHGVSRLHSGKRHTLGIIFHDAT, from the coding sequence ATGTCGATGTCACCTTCCCGGCTGGATTCGCTCGACTGGGCAAGTCTTGAGCAGCAACTGGATCAGCACGGCTACGCGATCATCCGTTCGCTGCTGCGGGCCGAAACCTGTGATCACTTGAGTGCGCTGTATCCGCAGACCGAACCGTTTCGCTCGCAGGTCATCATGGCCCGCCACGGTTTCGGTCGCGGCGAATACAAGTACTTTCGTTATCCCCTGCCGACAGCGGTAGAACGCCTTCGCGGCGCGCTGTACCCGCGCCTGGTTACGCTGGCCAATCGCTGGTACGAACGCATGAACCTGGCCGAGCGCTTTCCGGCGAGCCACGCCGAATTTCTTCAGCGCTGCCATGCCGCCGGTCAACTACGCCCTACCCCTCTCTTGTTGCAGTACGGTCCGCAGGACTACAACTGCCTGCATCAGGACCTGTACGGCGAAGCGGTTTTTCCGCTGCAAGTGGCGATTCTTCTGTCAGAACCCGGGCAAGACTTTATTGGAGGAGAATTCGTGCTCACCGAGCAGCGCCCGCGCATGCAATCTCGCCCGCACGTGCTGGACCTGACGAAAGGTGACGCAGTGATCTTTGCCGTCAACCAGCGCCCGGTCAAAGGTGTACGCGGTGATTATCGGGTGACCATGCGTCACGGCGTCAGTCGCCTGCACAGTGGAAAAAGGCATACCCTAGGCATCATCTTTCACGACGCCACCTGA
- the alkB gene encoding DNA oxidative demethylase AlkB: MPPNTFDLFADHEPEQRPRTEQIGEQSWVLHGFAQPLVDQLLPALDAILAAAPLRHMVTPGGFSMSVGTRSCGALGWITDRHGYRYSSVDPLSDLPWPAMPAVFSELAQSAAAQAGFADFNADSCLINRYVPGAKMSLHQDKDENAYSAPIVSLSLGLPAMFLFGGFNRSDKSQRIALLHGDMVIWGGVDRLRYHGVLPIKQGRHPRLGEQRINLTFRVAG; encoded by the coding sequence ATGCCCCCGAACACTTTCGATCTGTTCGCCGATCATGAACCCGAGCAACGCCCCCGCACCGAACAGATTGGCGAGCAATCGTGGGTGCTGCACGGTTTTGCCCAGCCGCTGGTCGACCAGCTCCTCCCGGCGCTGGATGCGATTCTTGCCGCAGCGCCGTTGCGTCACATGGTCACACCGGGAGGTTTCAGCATGTCGGTCGGCACCCGCAGCTGCGGCGCCTTGGGCTGGATCACCGATCGCCACGGGTATCGTTACTCCAGCGTCGACCCGCTCAGTGATTTGCCATGGCCAGCGATGCCGGCCGTATTCTCGGAGCTGGCGCAGTCGGCAGCGGCACAGGCCGGATTTGCTGACTTCAACGCCGATTCCTGCCTGATCAACCGCTATGTCCCCGGTGCCAAGATGTCATTACACCAGGACAAAGACGAAAACGCCTACAGCGCACCGATCGTTTCGCTGTCACTGGGCTTGCCGGCAATGTTCCTGTTCGGCGGCTTCAATCGCAGCGACAAGAGCCAGCGCATTGCCTTGCTGCATGGCGACATGGTGATCTGGGGCGGCGTTGATCGCTTGCGCTATCACGGGGTGTTGCCGATCAAGCAGGGTCGGCATCCACGCCTGGGTGAACAGCGGATCAATCTGACCTTTCGCGTCGCCGGATAA
- the ada gene encoding bifunctional DNA-binding transcriptional regulator/O6-methylguanine-DNA methyltransferase Ada, translating into MKTLSPPVKIENDPRWAAVVARDSRADGQFVYAVKTTGIYCRPSSLSRLPKPQNVVFFDTAEQAEAAGYRPSKRASKDQSDVAAQHAATVAIACRQIESAETLPTLNELAQTAGLSPFHFHRVFKAATGLTPKGYASAHRSRKVRERLAVGGSVTDALYEAGFNSNSRFYESADHLLGMKPGDYRAAGKNNDIRFAVGQCSLGAILVAQSERGVCAILLGDDPHQLVCDLQDQFRKANLIGADTGFEQLIAKVVGFIEAPEIGLDLPLDVRGTAFQERVWQALREIPAGQTASYAEIAQRIGAPTSMRAVAQACGANRLAVAIPCHRVVRSDGNLSGYRWGVERKRQLLERETTS; encoded by the coding sequence ATGAAAACGCTTTCGCCCCCCGTCAAGATTGAAAACGATCCACGCTGGGCCGCAGTGGTTGCGCGAGATTCACGGGCGGACGGGCAATTTGTCTACGCGGTGAAAACCACAGGCATTTACTGCCGCCCGAGCAGCCTCTCACGTTTGCCGAAACCACAGAACGTGGTGTTTTTCGATACGGCTGAACAGGCCGAAGCCGCAGGCTATCGCCCGAGCAAGCGTGCCAGCAAAGATCAGAGTGATGTGGCCGCGCAGCATGCCGCCACCGTCGCCATTGCCTGCCGCCAAATCGAATCCGCCGAGACGTTGCCGACGCTCAACGAACTGGCGCAAACCGCCGGCCTGAGTCCGTTTCATTTCCATCGCGTATTCAAAGCCGCGACGGGGTTGACGCCCAAGGGCTACGCGTCGGCCCATCGCTCGCGCAAAGTCCGTGAGCGCTTGGCGGTCGGAGGTTCGGTAACCGATGCGCTGTACGAAGCCGGTTTCAATTCCAATAGCCGTTTCTATGAATCAGCGGATCATTTGTTGGGGATGAAACCCGGCGACTATCGCGCGGCCGGGAAGAACAACGACATCCGCTTCGCCGTCGGCCAATGTTCGCTCGGAGCGATTCTGGTGGCGCAAAGCGAGCGTGGTGTGTGCGCGATTCTGTTGGGAGACGATCCGCATCAATTGGTGTGCGATCTGCAGGACCAGTTCCGCAAAGCCAACCTGATTGGCGCCGATACCGGATTCGAGCAACTGATCGCCAAGGTGGTGGGGTTTATCGAAGCTCCGGAGATTGGCCTGGATCTGCCGCTGGACGTGCGTGGCACGGCGTTTCAGGAACGCGTGTGGCAGGCGCTGCGGGAGATCCCGGCGGGCCAGACGGCCAGCTACGCCGAGATTGCCCAGCGCATCGGCGCACCGACATCCATGCGCGCGGTGGCCCAGGCTTGCGGGGCTAACCGTCTGGCGGTGGCGATTCCTTGCCACCGCGTGGTGCGCAGCGATGGCAATCTTTCGGGCTATCGCTGGGGCGTCGAGCGCAAGCGTCAGTTGCTGGAGCGCGAGACAACGTCTTGA
- a CDS encoding MDR family oxidoreductase, whose protein sequence is MFNAIVIDKDDSGYRANLQQVNEEQLPEGDVTVAVAYSTLNFKDGLAITGSSPVVRKFPMVPGIDLAGTVEASSHPDYKVGDQVVLNGWGVGENHWGGLAQKARLNGDWLIPLPKAFTAAQAMAIGTAGYTAMLCILALERNGVTPDQGEVLVTGANGGVGSFAIALLSKLGYRVVASTGRVSEHEYLKQLGAAEIIDRATLSAPGKPLAKERWAAVIDSVGSHTLANACASTRSEGTVAACGLAQGMDFPASVAPFILRGVTLAGINSVTQPKARRLKAWDRLAKDLDFSLLALISHEIGLTEAIDAAPKLLAGQLRGRVVVDVNR, encoded by the coding sequence ATGTTCAACGCCATTGTGATCGACAAAGACGACAGCGGTTACCGCGCCAACCTGCAGCAAGTCAACGAAGAGCAATTGCCCGAAGGCGATGTCACCGTGGCTGTTGCGTACAGCACGCTGAACTTCAAGGATGGTCTGGCGATTACCGGCAGTAGTCCGGTGGTGCGCAAGTTTCCGATGGTGCCGGGGATCGACCTGGCGGGCACCGTAGAAGCCAGTTCGCACCCCGACTATAAGGTGGGTGATCAGGTGGTGCTCAATGGCTGGGGTGTCGGTGAGAATCATTGGGGCGGTCTGGCGCAGAAGGCGCGGCTCAATGGCGACTGGCTGATTCCTTTGCCCAAAGCCTTTACCGCGGCGCAAGCCATGGCCATCGGTACGGCGGGCTATACGGCGATGCTGTGCATTCTGGCGCTTGAGCGTAATGGTGTGACGCCGGATCAGGGCGAAGTGCTGGTGACGGGCGCCAATGGCGGCGTCGGCAGTTTTGCCATCGCGCTGCTGAGCAAGCTTGGCTATCGCGTCGTCGCCTCCACTGGCCGGGTCTCCGAACATGAATATCTGAAGCAGTTGGGCGCTGCCGAAATCATCGACCGGGCAACGTTGTCAGCGCCCGGCAAACCGTTGGCGAAAGAGCGCTGGGCGGCGGTGATCGATTCGGTCGGTAGTCATACTTTGGCCAATGCCTGCGCCAGTACTCGCTCTGAAGGCACGGTCGCGGCATGTGGTCTGGCGCAAGGTATGGATTTCCCGGCTTCGGTCGCCCCGTTCATTCTGCGCGGCGTGACCCTGGCCGGTATCAACAGCGTCACCCAGCCCAAGGCGCGCCGTCTGAAGGCGTGGGATCGTCTGGCCAAGGATCTGGATTTCTCCTTGCTGGCCTTGATCAGCCATGAAATAGGCCTGACTGAAGCCATCGATGCAGCGCCAAAACTGCTCGCCGGGCAACTTCGCGGACGGGTTGTAGTTGACGTCAATCGCTGA
- a CDS encoding autotransporter, with amino-acid sequence MSYPRSFFAMLMLCLLTFGSAWAAPASEAPSEPAWPQVITSGKAKLTVYQPQLDSWDGYTLNARAAVEATAADGKSTYGIVQFSAHTLVDKTTRWVALDQYKIIKADFPADASQANTWVAALQKDAGNRKKTISLDQLEAAVGVLSAEQKADSAPLENTPPTIISSDVPALLVYIDGDAAYRPVEGTALQRVINTRPLLLKDAQGKHYLHVFDGWMVADQLDGAYTRLASPSTELEKAKQTAIQSRQVDLLTGQSDPKDKVPSLAKPPQPKIFVATTPTELLVTDGAVQWSPIQGTGLLYVTNTTGHIFKEIGDQNSYVLISGRWFRATDMNGPWTFTPADKLPADFANIPDDSPKENVKASVAGTPQAKEAAIAATIPQTSAIKKSAVKMTTPQFDGEPQLKAINTTTLQYVVNSATPIIRVDNDSWYAVENGIWFTATTVTGPWVVASSVPAVIYSIPPSSPMHYLTYVKVYESSGDTVVVGYTPGYQGSNLDPATGVVVYGTGYPYTPWVGGVWYGAPVTYGFGVAIRYTPWTGWTFGFGFGWSWGGSTVAMGWGWGAYPWWGNYGWGYAWGPHLYPAPLAWGGAAYGYRGGAVAWGPGGWAGTTGNIYHQWGNLATVSRSGAGYNAWTGNRWAGQVGSSYNSRTGVAAAGQRGAVHNVYTGNYAAGRSGVAVGPNGGAIAGERVTAGNARNGTQVTANRGAVYNPNTGNTTQYGGVRGRNGGAARVGDNVYAGHDGNVYKKTDNGWQSMVGGGATRTAPVNNNAQLQNLNRESAARNFGNQRTNNFHNSSQFMNHSFGGGGGGGFHRR; translated from the coding sequence ATGTCTTACCCGCGCTCGTTCTTCGCGATGTTGATGCTGTGCCTGCTGACATTCGGCAGTGCCTGGGCGGCGCCAGCCAGCGAGGCTCCGAGCGAGCCGGCCTGGCCGCAAGTCATCACTAGCGGCAAGGCGAAACTGACGGTGTACCAACCGCAACTCGACAGCTGGGACGGCTACACCCTCAATGCTCGCGCAGCCGTCGAAGCCACCGCTGCCGATGGCAAATCGACCTACGGGATCGTGCAATTCAGCGCGCATACGCTGGTCGACAAGACCACACGCTGGGTCGCGCTGGATCAGTACAAGATCATCAAAGCCGACTTCCCGGCCGATGCCAGTCAAGCCAACACATGGGTCGCGGCACTGCAAAAAGATGCCGGGAACCGCAAGAAAACCATCTCGCTGGATCAACTCGAAGCGGCCGTCGGTGTACTGTCCGCCGAGCAGAAAGCTGACAGCGCCCCCCTGGAAAACACACCGCCGACCATCATCAGTTCCGACGTGCCCGCCCTGCTCGTCTATATCGATGGCGATGCGGCCTACCGACCGGTAGAGGGTACTGCGCTGCAGCGGGTGATCAACACGCGACCGCTATTGTTGAAGGACGCGCAAGGCAAACATTATCTGCACGTCTTCGATGGCTGGATGGTCGCCGACCAGCTCGATGGTGCCTACACGCGCCTGGCCTCACCGTCGACAGAACTGGAGAAAGCCAAGCAGACCGCCATTCAGAGCCGGCAAGTGGATCTGCTGACCGGACAAAGCGACCCGAAAGACAAGGTCCCCAGCCTTGCCAAGCCACCACAGCCAAAGATTTTCGTCGCGACCACGCCGACTGAATTGCTGGTCACTGACGGCGCGGTGCAATGGTCGCCGATTCAGGGCACAGGCTTGTTGTATGTCACCAATACCACCGGGCACATCTTCAAGGAAATCGGTGACCAGAACAGCTATGTGCTGATCTCCGGGCGCTGGTTTCGCGCCACCGATATGAATGGCCCGTGGACGTTCACCCCTGCAGACAAGCTTCCGGCAGATTTCGCCAACATCCCCGACGACAGCCCGAAAGAAAACGTCAAAGCCTCGGTTGCCGGCACCCCGCAAGCCAAGGAAGCGGCGATTGCCGCGACCATTCCACAGACGTCGGCGATCAAAAAAAGCGCGGTGAAAATGACCACGCCACAATTCGATGGCGAACCGCAGCTCAAGGCTATCAACACGACAACCCTGCAATATGTGGTCAACAGCGCCACGCCCATCATCCGTGTCGACAACGACAGTTGGTACGCGGTGGAAAACGGTATCTGGTTCACTGCCACTACCGTAACCGGCCCCTGGGTTGTGGCCAGCTCGGTGCCGGCGGTGATCTATTCGATCCCACCGAGTTCGCCCATGCATTACCTCACCTACGTCAAAGTCTACGAGTCCAGCGGCGATACCGTGGTGGTCGGCTACACGCCGGGTTATCAGGGTTCAAATCTGGATCCGGCCACGGGCGTCGTGGTGTATGGCACCGGTTATCCCTACACGCCTTGGGTGGGCGGCGTCTGGTATGGCGCGCCGGTGACTTACGGTTTCGGCGTCGCCATTCGCTACACGCCGTGGACGGGCTGGACCTTCGGTTTCGGTTTCGGCTGGAGCTGGGGCGGCAGCACCGTGGCGATGGGCTGGGGTTGGGGCGCGTACCCGTGGTGGGGCAATTACGGTTGGGGTTACGCCTGGGGACCGCACCTGTATCCGGCGCCACTGGCCTGGGGTGGCGCCGCTTACGGTTATCGCGGTGGCGCGGTGGCCTGGGGTCCGGGTGGCTGGGCCGGTACCACCGGTAATATCTACCATCAGTGGGGTAATCTCGCGACGGTCAGTCGCTCGGGCGCTGGGTACAACGCCTGGACCGGGAATCGCTGGGCCGGTCAGGTGGGTTCTTCCTATAACTCACGCACTGGCGTCGCGGCTGCCGGTCAACGCGGTGCCGTGCATAACGTCTACACCGGCAACTACGCAGCAGGGCGCAGTGGCGTGGCAGTCGGGCCAAACGGCGGCGCCATTGCCGGCGAACGCGTTACCGCCGGCAATGCGCGTAACGGCACGCAGGTCACCGCCAATCGTGGTGCCGTGTACAACCCCAACACCGGCAACACCACTCAATATGGCGGTGTTCGCGGGCGCAATGGCGGTGCGGCACGCGTGGGCGACAACGTCTACGCGGGACACGACGGCAACGTGTACAAGAAGACCGACAACGGCTGGCAATCGATGGTCGGGGGCGGCGCGACTCGCACGGCACCGGTCAATAACAATGCGCAGTTGCAGAACCTCAACCGTGAATCCGCCGCACGCAATTTCGGCAACCAGCGCACCAACAATTTTCACAACTCCTCGCAATTCATGAATCACTCGTTTGGCGGCGGAGGCGGTGGTGGATTTCATCGACGCTGA